In one Rhodococcus sp. B50 genomic region, the following are encoded:
- a CDS encoding SDR family NAD(P)-dependent oxidoreductase: MRMKDKVVAITGSGSGLGREGALLFASEGASVIVSDVVPGRAQAVAQEILDQGGAASAVDADVRVEADMDALVSIAVETFGRIDVMWANAGIPEPGFGMQPLAESSLADWNNIFAVNSTGVYLAWRSAARWMIAHSRPGTLLATSSAASYNAYPGFPMYTASKAAVNGLVRAAALEFGKFGIRANALCPTHGMSVNFALPSDAEVLGKSYEEMQPWDPDNRAMPLRLDQPPLIRDNANLALFLASDESRYMSGQSIQSADGGQFARTSIIFPTDLGQDQDITSGSIPDELRDQIDR, from the coding sequence ATGCGTATGAAAGACAAAGTTGTTGCAATCACCGGGTCGGGATCCGGACTCGGACGTGAAGGAGCGCTGCTCTTCGCATCCGAAGGAGCGTCTGTCATCGTCAGCGACGTCGTACCCGGTCGCGCACAGGCGGTCGCACAGGAGATTCTCGACCAAGGTGGCGCCGCGTCGGCTGTCGATGCAGACGTCCGCGTCGAAGCGGACATGGATGCCTTGGTATCGATTGCCGTCGAGACCTTCGGACGCATCGATGTGATGTGGGCGAATGCCGGTATCCCCGAGCCCGGATTCGGGATGCAGCCGCTGGCCGAGTCCTCGCTGGCGGATTGGAACAACATATTCGCGGTGAACTCTACTGGCGTCTATCTCGCATGGAGGTCCGCTGCGCGATGGATGATCGCACACAGCCGACCCGGGACACTGCTCGCCACATCGTCCGCGGCTTCCTACAACGCCTACCCCGGATTTCCCATGTACACCGCATCGAAAGCGGCGGTGAACGGCCTGGTGCGCGCGGCGGCCCTGGAATTCGGCAAGTTCGGCATTCGCGCCAACGCCCTCTGCCCGACCCACGGCATGTCTGTGAACTTCGCGCTGCCGTCCGACGCCGAGGTACTGGGGAAGTCGTACGAAGAGATGCAACCGTGGGATCCCGACAACCGGGCGATGCCGCTGCGTCTCGACCAGCCGCCGCTGATCCGTGACAACGCAAATCTTGCACTCTTTCTTGCGTCCGACGAGTCGAGATACATGTCCGGTCAGTCGATTCAATCCGCAGACGGTGGCCAATTCGCCCGAACATCGATCATCTTTCCGACCGATCTGGGTCAGGACCAGGACATCACGTCGGGTTCCATCCCGGATGAACTGCGCGACCAGATCGACCGTTGA
- the ahpF gene encoding alkyl hydroperoxide reductase subunit F, translating to MLDASLAAQLKSLLEKVTQPIELVSSLDDRPKSTELADLLDQIAGMSDLVTHVRDGEATRRPSFLIRRVGTDIEVEFAGIPLGHEFTSLVLALLQVGGHPSKEAVELLEQVRDLEGDFHFETFFSLSCQNCPDVVQALNVMCVTNSRIKHTAIEGSLFQDEVDARQVMAVPTVFLNGELFGSGRMNLEQIVGKLDTGSAERTAAAISEKDPFDVLVVGGGPAGATAAIYASRKGIRTGVLAERFGGQVLDTMAIENFSSVPYTEGPKFAAELENHVRQYDVDIMNVQKAAKLTPAPTEGGLVEVELESGARLLSRSVILATGARWRAMNVPGEDEYRNKGVTYCPHCDGPLFKGKRVAVIGGGNSGVEAAIDLAGVVAHVTLIEFDSVLRADEVLQRKLRSLPNVDIIVSALTTEVLGDGSKVTGLSYTDRTTDESRTLELDGVFVQIGLLPNTEWLSGTVELSQRGEIVVDDHGRTSVPGVFAAGDCTTVPYKQIIVSAGAGATAALGAFDHLIRTSAPAEDAVAATV from the coding sequence ATGCTCGATGCCTCCCTTGCCGCCCAGTTGAAGTCCCTCCTCGAGAAGGTCACCCAGCCGATCGAGCTCGTGTCGTCCCTCGACGACCGGCCGAAGTCGACGGAACTCGCCGACCTCCTCGACCAGATCGCCGGCATGTCCGACCTGGTCACCCACGTGCGCGACGGTGAAGCCACCCGTCGCCCCTCCTTCCTGATCCGCCGGGTCGGCACCGACATCGAGGTCGAATTCGCGGGCATCCCGCTCGGGCACGAGTTCACCTCCCTCGTGCTCGCCCTGCTGCAGGTCGGCGGCCACCCCTCGAAGGAAGCCGTCGAACTGCTCGAGCAGGTCCGCGACCTCGAGGGCGATTTCCACTTCGAGACCTTCTTCTCGCTGTCGTGCCAGAACTGCCCCGACGTGGTGCAGGCCCTGAACGTGATGTGTGTGACCAACTCGCGCATCAAGCACACCGCGATCGAAGGCTCCCTCTTCCAGGACGAGGTCGACGCCCGCCAGGTCATGGCCGTGCCGACCGTCTTCCTCAACGGGGAGCTGTTCGGCTCCGGGCGCATGAACCTCGAGCAGATCGTCGGCAAGCTCGACACCGGATCCGCCGAGCGCACTGCCGCCGCGATCAGCGAGAAGGATCCCTTCGACGTCCTCGTCGTCGGTGGTGGCCCGGCCGGCGCGACCGCCGCGATCTACGCTTCCCGCAAGGGAATCCGCACCGGTGTTCTCGCCGAGCGGTTCGGCGGCCAGGTGCTCGACACCATGGCCATCGAGAACTTCTCCTCCGTTCCCTACACCGAGGGCCCGAAGTTCGCCGCCGAGCTCGAGAACCACGTCCGCCAGTACGACGTCGACATCATGAACGTCCAGAAGGCCGCGAAGCTCACCCCCGCCCCCACCGAGGGCGGACTGGTCGAGGTCGAGCTCGAGAGCGGCGCCCGGCTGCTCTCGCGCAGCGTGATCCTCGCGACCGGTGCCCGCTGGCGCGCGATGAACGTGCCCGGCGAGGACGAGTACCGCAACAAGGGCGTCACCTACTGCCCGCACTGCGACGGTCCGCTGTTCAAGGGCAAGCGCGTCGCGGTCATCGGTGGCGGCAACTCCGGTGTCGAGGCGGCCATCGATCTCGCCGGTGTCGTCGCTCACGTGACCCTCATCGAGTTCGACTCGGTCCTGCGCGCCGACGAGGTGCTGCAGCGTAAGCTCCGCAGCCTGCCCAACGTCGACATCATCGTCAGCGCCCTGACCACCGAGGTGCTCGGCGACGGTTCGAAGGTCACCGGCCTGAGTTACACCGACCGCACCACCGACGAGTCGCGCACCCTCGAGCTGGACGGCGTGTTCGTCCAGATCGGTCTGCTGCCGAACACCGAATGGCTGTCCGGCACCGTCGAACTCAGCCAGCGCGGCGAGATCGTCGTCGACGACCACGGCCGCACCTCGGTGCCGGGTGTGTTCGCCGCCGGCGACTGCACGACCGTCCCGTACAAGCAGATCATCGTCTCCGCGGGTGCGGGTGCGACGGCCGCGCTCGGCGCGTTCGACCACCTGATCCGCACGAGCGCCCCGGCCGAGGACGCGGTCGCCGCGACCGTCTAG
- a CDS encoding gluconokinase: MAVVVMGVSGCGKTTFARKLADAIGGSFIDADDYHSASSIEKMRAGRALDDRDRKPWLRAVAVAAAECVETPVIACSALKRSYRDILRAGIPSVFLHLDVPMDVVRSRVRERGDHFFSEKLVASQFETLEPLEPDEHGVVLDGTLSLTELLDAACSYVAGRSDGRG; the protein is encoded by the coding sequence ATGGCTGTTGTGGTGATGGGTGTGAGTGGATGTGGGAAAACGACATTCGCGCGGAAGCTTGCCGACGCGATCGGTGGCTCATTCATCGACGCGGACGATTACCACAGCGCGTCGTCGATCGAGAAGATGCGCGCCGGTCGGGCGCTCGACGACCGCGATCGTAAGCCCTGGCTGCGTGCCGTCGCAGTGGCTGCTGCCGAATGCGTCGAGACGCCGGTGATCGCGTGCTCGGCACTGAAGCGGTCGTATCGAGACATCCTGCGTGCCGGTATTCCGAGCGTCTTCCTGCATCTGGACGTGCCCATGGACGTCGTGCGGTCCAGGGTTCGCGAACGCGGCGACCACTTCTTCTCCGAAAAGCTGGTCGCCTCGCAGTTCGAGACGCTCGAGCCGCTGGAACCCGACGAGCACGGCGTCGTCCTCGACGGCACCCTGTCGCTCACCGAACTCCTCGACGCCGCGTGCTCGTACGTCGCGGGCCGATCGGATGGTCGCGGGTGA
- a CDS encoding aldehyde dehydrogenase family protein, whose product MDTTQPEGRLFIDGEFREAKSGRRYPVINPADESVIAQAADAGTEDVDDAVTAARRFADTSGWGTDHEFRKHCMVQLQNGLRARASEFEELLIAEAGVVRSNLATHVRFMIEGMDFFNNLITSFPWEEDLGPYEVLGTHSERQVRYEPYGVVGAITPWNAPFMTAIWKVHHGLATGNAVILKSAPDTPLTAALLAEVIRDSTDIPAGAFHALSSADKGIVGDAMTADQRIDLFHFTGSPGVGQRIAERAANGIRHTVLELGGKSANIILPDADLDMACGLGVAMCMANSGQGCALATRMVVHSDVYDQVLKRLEAFVGNLPWGDPNDPANVVGPIIREDQLERIEGLVDRARAEGARVLVGGERGDRNGRGFWYRPTVLVDVDENSEIAQTEVFGPVLSVIRYEGDDDEAVRVANNSRYGLSAYVQSADEDRAWAVARRLRAGTVNINNSFYLSPDAPFGGYGISGDGVEHGVAGFREYLRIKSIASPSH is encoded by the coding sequence ATGGACACAACACAACCCGAGGGACGACTGTTCATCGATGGCGAGTTCCGCGAGGCAAAGTCCGGACGACGCTATCCCGTCATCAACCCTGCCGATGAGTCCGTGATCGCGCAGGCGGCGGACGCGGGTACGGAGGATGTAGACGACGCCGTCACTGCAGCGCGGAGGTTTGCCGACACATCCGGCTGGGGGACCGATCACGAGTTCCGGAAGCACTGCATGGTTCAGCTGCAGAACGGACTTCGCGCTCGTGCGAGCGAATTCGAAGAGTTGCTGATCGCAGAGGCGGGTGTCGTGCGGTCCAATCTGGCCACGCACGTGCGCTTCATGATCGAAGGGATGGACTTCTTCAACAACCTCATCACATCGTTCCCCTGGGAAGAGGATCTCGGCCCCTACGAGGTGCTGGGCACGCACAGCGAGCGGCAAGTTCGCTATGAGCCCTACGGCGTCGTCGGTGCGATCACGCCGTGGAATGCGCCGTTCATGACCGCCATATGGAAGGTGCACCATGGTCTCGCGACCGGCAACGCGGTGATCCTCAAGAGCGCCCCGGACACCCCCCTGACTGCAGCGCTCCTGGCCGAGGTCATCAGGGACTCCACCGACATCCCGGCAGGCGCGTTCCATGCGCTGAGTTCCGCGGACAAGGGGATCGTCGGTGACGCGATGACCGCCGACCAGCGAATCGATCTGTTCCACTTCACCGGCTCGCCGGGCGTGGGTCAGCGGATCGCCGAGCGCGCGGCCAACGGCATCCGGCACACGGTTCTCGAACTGGGAGGAAAGTCGGCCAACATCATCCTTCCGGACGCCGACTTGGACATGGCATGCGGCCTCGGGGTTGCGATGTGCATGGCCAACAGCGGTCAAGGTTGTGCACTCGCGACGCGCATGGTTGTCCACAGTGATGTCTACGACCAGGTTCTCAAACGCTTGGAAGCGTTTGTCGGAAACCTCCCCTGGGGCGATCCGAACGATCCTGCGAACGTGGTCGGCCCGATCATCCGGGAGGACCAGCTCGAGCGCATCGAAGGGTTGGTCGACCGTGCGCGCGCCGAAGGCGCTCGAGTCCTTGTCGGCGGTGAACGCGGCGACCGCAATGGTCGCGGCTTCTGGTATCGCCCGACAGTTCTGGTGGATGTCGACGAAAACTCGGAGATCGCACAGACGGAGGTGTTCGGCCCCGTGCTCTCCGTGATCCGATACGAGGGTGACGACGACGAAGCGGTCCGTGTAGCGAACAACTCGCGGTATGGGCTCTCGGCCTACGTGCAGTCTGCCGACGAGGATCGCGCGTGGGCGGTGGCTCGTAGGCTCAGGGCAGGAACCGTCAACATCAACAACTCCTTCTACCTCTCACCCGACGCCCCGTTCGGTGGGTACGGAATCAGCGGCGACGGTGTCGAACACGGCGTCGCCGGATTCCGGGAGTACCTGCGCATCAAGTCGATCGCCAGCCCCAGCCACTGA
- the ahpC gene encoding alkyl hydroperoxide reductase subunit C, producing the protein MSLINKKIKPFKAEAFKDGAFVTVSDEDIKDKWAIFFFYPADFTFVCPTELGDLADHYEELQKLGVEVFSVSTDTHFTHKAWHGSSETIGKIKYAMIGDPTLQISTDFEVLREEQGLADRGTFLVDPDGVVQFTEVTAEGIGRNAAELVRKVKAAQYVRSHPGEVCPAKWEEGDDTLAPSLELVGKI; encoded by the coding sequence ATGTCGCTGATCAACAAGAAGATCAAGCCGTTCAAGGCGGAGGCTTTCAAGGACGGCGCCTTCGTGACCGTGTCCGACGAGGACATCAAGGACAAGTGGGCGATCTTCTTCTTCTACCCCGCAGACTTCACGTTCGTCTGCCCGACGGAGCTCGGCGACCTCGCGGACCACTACGAGGAGCTTCAGAAGCTCGGCGTCGAGGTCTTCTCCGTCTCGACCGACACGCACTTCACCCACAAGGCGTGGCACGGTTCGTCGGAGACGATCGGCAAGATCAAGTACGCCATGATCGGTGACCCGACCCTGCAGATCAGCACCGACTTCGAGGTGCTTCGCGAGGAGCAGGGCCTGGCCGACCGCGGCACCTTCCTGGTCGACCCGGACGGCGTCGTCCAGTTCACCGAGGTCACCGCAGAGGGCATCGGCCGCAACGCTGCCGAGCTCGTCCGCAAGGTCAAGGCCGCTCAGTACGTCCGCAGCCACCCGGGCGAGGTCTGCCCCGCCAAGTGGGAAGAGGGCGACGACACCCTCGCTCCGTCGCTGGAGCTCGTCGGCAAGATCTGA